AAGACCGCGGGTCGCGGCACGAAGGGCACGAAGGCCCGCAACACCGTGCGCCCCGGCTTCCAGGGTGGTCAGCTCAACTTCGTGATGCGTGCGCCGAAGCTGCGTGGTTTCACGAACCCGTTCCGGGTCGAGTACCAGGTCGTCAACCTGGCGAAGCTCGCCGAGCTGTACCCGAAGGGCGGCGACGTCACCGTCTCCGACCTCGTGGCCAAGGGTGCTGTGCGCAAGAACGAGAAGGTCAAGGTTCTCGGCAACGGGGACATTGCGGTTAAGCTGAACGTGACCGTCGACAAGGTCTCCCGCTCTGCCGAGCAGAAGATCGTCGCGGCCGGCGGTTCCATTCAGTAGCCGCTCGGGCGGCCCTTCGGGGCCGCCCGGCTTCGGCCCATTCGGGCCAGCATCCCGAGCCGCCGGGCCACGGGATGCCCATGTTTTTTTACGGGAGGTCTCGTGTTCAGAGCTATCGGGCGAATCATCAAGACGCCCGACCTCCGCCGGAAGATCGGGTTCACTCTCGGAATCGTCGCGATCTTCCGTCTGGGTTCGTTCATCCCCGCGCCGTTCGTCGACTACCAGAACGTGCAACTGTGTCTCGCGGGCAACGAAGGCGCCACGGGCCTCTACCAGCTCGTCAACCTCTTCAGCGGCGGTGCTCTGCTGCAGCTGTCGATCTTCGCGCTCGGCATCATGCCGTACATCACCGCGTCGATCATCACGCAGCTGCTCCGCGTCGTCATCCCTCACTTCGAGTCCCTCTACAAGGAGGGCCAGGCGGGCCAGGCGAAGCTCACGCAGTACACGCGCTACATGACGATCGCGCTCGCGATCCTGCAGTCGACCACGCTCATCACGGTCGCCCGCGCCGGTGCGCTGTTCCCGACGACGTCGGGTGTGCCGCAGTGCTCGCAGCTCATCACGAACGACAGCTGGTACGCGATCCTGCTCATGGTCATCACCATGACCGCGGGCACCGGCCTCATCATGTGGCTCGGCGAGCTCATCACCGAGCGCGGAATCGGCAACGGCATGTCGCTGCTGATCTTCGTCTCGATCGCGGCGACCTTCCCGTCGGCGCTGTGGGGCATCCAGGTCGCCCAGGGCTTCGAGATCTTCGTCATCGTGCTGGCCCTCGGCCTCGTCGTCATGGCCGCGGTCGTCTTCGTCGAGCAGTCGCAGCGCCGCGTGCCCGTGCAGTACGCCAAGCGCATGGTCGGCCGCCGCACCTACGGCGGAAACAACACGTACATCCCGATCAAGGTGAACATGGCCGGCGTCGTGCCCGTCATCTTCGCCTCGTCGCTGCTGTACCTGCCCGCCCTGATTGCGCAGTTCAACCAGCCAGCCGCGGGCGAGACCGCCCCCGAGTGGGTCGTCTGGATTCAGAACAACTTCATCTCGGGCGACAACTGGCTGTACATGGTCGTGTACTTCCTGCTCATCGTCGGCTTCACCTACTTCTACGTCGCGATCACCTTCAACCCGGAGGACGTCGCCGACAACATGAAGAAGTACGGCGGCTTCATTCCCGGCATCCGCGCCGGTCGTCCGACCGCCGAGTACCTCGACTACGTGCTCACCCGCATCACGCTGCCGGGATCGCTCTACCTGGGTCTTGTCGCCCTGATTCCGCTCATCGCCTTCGCGTCGGTGGGTGCCAACCAGAACTTCCCGTTTGGTGGGGCGAGCATCCTGATCATCGTCGGCGTAGGCCTCGAGACGGTGAAGCAGATCG
The sequence above is a segment of the Microcella alkaliphila genome. Coding sequences within it:
- the rplO gene encoding 50S ribosomal protein L15, whose translation is MAEEEKKAPAKKAPAASKPAAEKKPAAAKADADKAPAKKAPAAKKPAAEKAATTAKADAPAAEKKAPAKKAPAKKAESTDAARPQVLKVHHLRPAAGAKKDRTRVGRGEGSKGKTAGRGTKGTKARNTVRPGFQGGQLNFVMRAPKLRGFTNPFRVEYQVVNLAKLAELYPKGGDVTVSDLVAKGAVRKNEKVKVLGNGDIAVKLNVTVDKVSRSAEQKIVAAGGSIQ
- the secY gene encoding preprotein translocase subunit SecY, which produces MFRAIGRIIKTPDLRRKIGFTLGIVAIFRLGSFIPAPFVDYQNVQLCLAGNEGATGLYQLVNLFSGGALLQLSIFALGIMPYITASIITQLLRVVIPHFESLYKEGQAGQAKLTQYTRYMTIALAILQSTTLITVARAGALFPTTSGVPQCSQLITNDSWYAILLMVITMTAGTGLIMWLGELITERGIGNGMSLLIFVSIAATFPSALWGIQVAQGFEIFVIVLALGLVVMAAVVFVEQSQRRVPVQYAKRMVGRRTYGGNNTYIPIKVNMAGVVPVIFASSLLYLPALIAQFNQPAAGETAPEWVVWIQNNFISGDNWLYMVVYFLLIVGFTYFYVAITFNPEDVADNMKKYGGFIPGIRAGRPTAEYLDYVLTRITLPGSLYLGLVALIPLIAFASVGANQNFPFGGASILIIVGVGLETVKQIDAQLQQRHYEGLLK